In Saccharomyces cerevisiae S288C chromosome XV, complete sequence, the following proteins share a genomic window:
- the PIP2 gene encoding oleate-activated transcription factor PIP2 (Autoregulatory, oleate-activated transcription factor; subunit of a heterodimeric complex with Oaf1p, which binds to oleate-response elements (ORE) in the promoter of genes involved in beta-oxidation of fatty acids, peroxisome organization and biogenesis, activating transcription in the presence of oleate; PIP2 has a paralog, OAF1, that arose from the whole genome duplication) — MYFTDESSPAMNRVGKKRNRLSFVCQACRKAKTKCDQEKPRCGRCTKQNLFCIYDVARQAAPRNPNKDATIARLKKEIRYWRNKTVDLTQEKKDFYTALKRPTEELAARRTCKSLQENSFPISLYKTHPRLIMTKVMKREINPLSEKYLIFQDTFLKTLIASVLLSCSRNSMIPALNADISRSRTQPCVKNNVVKMREVLLKNSKYESQRKSINEFTDRLLQRKNPEEQIAVNKVISLLYSNRESSYLEDTCPTENDYSDLLKGYINEIEKTLPPKAIIEQYLSHFFEHIFHLIPFASKEMLEESIHTTVQYNELGEVRLSMGTTLIRNKMENLCILLLILRIAYISLTFIEDKIEDYSPYITKEMLEQYPIQSEVIFLAQQILASENWCACANENTISCLLYIWCAFVFSPTEGDFLLEQPSDVIINLVILIGTSIGLHRDPSDFPALNHPEASDKRLLNLRRIQWLSIISMATLESSLKGRLLVSPLSMIDLFIDVRDPNCVEIYKKRVKKDLTGSESDEQLLEIHEIFFHRAQLALFLSDLNNITISYSGSVPMDTLETLRVKANELLKNKFQLRSVDINIYDEEKTFQKLTFNSILNSISLSGQILGKLMMLRASIALMLYFETLAMERSECLSFFYKYFFQCCADTISLIRFFFLYFNGSYEKVLSSLVCFITTKVIQLAVPTTMFTLLVIIMRVELAKNMLLVKCNECNARGDISDLPEIKEKIKSLDTIKENFERLLLEVYLLASQNLRFKYFYIFKMLTLFDVFIQRLRKGQLFSGLFVKVDKDLTTKKIATMLELTLGINLDKSDHLIDRLKGKNLTVNFTLDQLYQIIKEFDRIKNIGVADPQNSLNPSKPNMKDNTPTIELLLNSSVENESVPPYSSSNDPTNVGNASTYSLAHNISNQNNEENMPPSIGSSESNRAAPNLNFMPINNNYNNSGSNINNNDNVKLPSNFKNYYDPPMSSLDISMDVPDIFGSLDFFDYDLLFQND, encoded by the coding sequence ATGTACTTTACAGACGAATCATCACCGGCAATGAATAGAGTaggtaaaaaaaggaatagactttcttttgtttgcCAAGCTTGTAGAAAAGCAAAGACGAAGTGTGACCAGGAAAAACCTAGATGTGGCAGATGTACTAAACAAAACCTCTTTTGTATATATGATGTCGCCAGACAGGCGGCCCCTAGGAATCCGAATAAGGATGCCACCATAGCGAGACTGAAAAAGGAGATTCGTTACTGGAGAAATAAAACCGTGGATTTGActcaagaaaagaaagactTCTACACTGCATTGAAAAGGCCGACTGAAGAATTAGCTGCTAGAAGGACATGTAAAAGCTTGCAGGAAAATAGCTTTCCAATAAGTCTTTATAAGACTCATCCCAGATTGATTATGACCAAAGTGatgaaaagagaaatcaACCCTTTATCTGAGAAGTACTTAATATTTCAAGATACCTTTCTGAAGACATTAATTGCCTCCGTGCTTCTAAGTTGTTCCAGAAACTCCATGATTCCTGCTTTAAATGCAGATATTAGTAGGTCGAGGACACAGCCATGCGTAAAGAATAACGTTGTAAAAATGAGAGAGGttctattgaaaaactcAAAATACGAATCACAAAGAAAATCCATTAACGAGTTTACGGACAGGCTACTACAGAGAAAGAACCCTGAAGAACAGATTGCGGTAAATAaagtaatttctttattatacAGTAACAGGGAATCGTCATATTTAGAGGATACATGCCCCACCGAAAACGACTATTCTGATTTGTTGAAAGGCTACATCAATGAAATCGAGAAAACGCTCCCTCCCAAGGCAATCATTGAACAGTACCTCTCTCATTTCTTTGAGCATATTTTCCACCTAATCCCTTTCGCCAGCAAGGAAATGTTGGAGGAATCAATTCACACAACAGTACAGTATAATGAATTAGGAGAGGTACGACTATCGATGGGCACAACCCTTATACGAAATAAAATGGAGAATCTGTGTATCTTACTGTTAATTTTGAGGATCGCGTATATCTCTTTGACATTTATAGAAGATAAGATTGAAGATTACAGTCCGTATATTACCAAAGAGATGCTAGAGCAATATCCGATTCAAAGCGAAGTAATTTTCCTAGCGCAGCAGATACTTGCATCGGAAAATTGGTGTGCTTGTGCAAATGAAAATACCATTTCATGCTTACTCTATATCTGGTGTGCATTTGTTTTTTCCCCAACTGAGGGTGATTTTCTGTTAGAACAACCGTCGGATGTTATAATTAACCTTGTCATACTAATAGGGACGTCTATCGGATTACATCGTGACCCATCTGACTTTCCAGCCTTGAACCACCCCGAAGCTTCAGACAAAAGGCTGCTAAATTTACGAAGGATACAGTGGCTATCAATTATCTCTATGGCAACTCTGGAGTCAAGCCTGAAGGGTAGACTATTGGTCTCACCCCTTTCAATGATTGATCTTTTCATTGACGTTCGGGATCCCAATTGTGTAGAaatctataaaaaaagggtTAAGAAGGATCTAACAGGTTCCGAATCGGATGAGCAACTGCTCGAAATCCATgagatttttttccataGGGCTCAATTAGCATTATTCTTGTCTGATTTGAATAATATAACCATTTCATACAGTGGTTCGGTTCCAATGGATACACTAGAAACTTTACGCGTTAAAGCCAATGAACttttaaaaaacaaatttcaGCTAAGAAGTGTGGATATTAACATCTACGACGAAGAGAAGacatttcaaaaactaACGTTCAATtcaattttgaattctATAAGTTTATCGGGCCAGATCTTGGGTAAATTAATGATGTTAAGGGCCTCAATAGCGCTGATGttatattttgaaacaCTTGCAATGGAGAGAAGCGAATGCTTATCCTTCTTCTataagtatttttttcaatgttgtGCCGACACCATTTCCCTAatcagattttttttcctgtaTTTCAATGGCAGTTACGAGAAagttctttcttctttagttTGTTTCATCACTACAAAAGTTATTCAATTGGCTGTTCCTACCACGATGTTTACCCTTTTGGTCATCATCATGCGGGTAGAGCTGGCCAAAAATATGCTTCTGGTCAAATGTAACGAATGCAATGCCAGAGGTGACATTAGTGACCTCCCAGAAATAAAggagaaaataaagtcaTTGGACACTATCAAGGAGAACTTCGAGAGGCTTTTGTTGGAAGTATATTTACTTGCGTCCCAAAACCTGAGatttaaatatttctacattTTCAAGATGTTGACCTTGTTTGACGTATTCATTCAAAGGCTGAGGAAAGGTCAATTATTTTCTGGTTTGTTTGTCAAAGTAGACAAAGACTTGActaccaaaaaaattgccaCAATGTTGGAGTTGACACTTGGAATTAACTTGGACAAGTCTGACCATTTAATTGATAGACTAAAGGGCAAAAATCTCACTGTTAACTTTACCCTTGATCAATTATACCAAATCATCAAAGAATTTGACAGAATAAAAAACATCGGTGTTGCTGACCCACAAAATTCTCTGAATCCATCAAAACCAAACATGAAAGATAATACACCCACAATTGAACTTTTACTCAACTCCAGCGTGGAAAATGAGAGTGTACCACCGTACAGCAGCTCAAATGACCCTACAAATGTTGGTAATGCCTCCACTTATAGCTTAGCACACAATATTAGTAACCAAAATAATGAGGAAAACATGCCTCCGTCAATTGGTTCGAGTGAAAGTAACCGTGCCGCTCCTAATCTAAACTTTATGCCGATAAACAATAACTACAATAACAGTGGTTCGAACATTAATAACAATGACAATGTTAAGTTACCGAGTAATTTTAAAAACTACTATGACCCTCCCATGTCTTCTTTGGACATATCCATGGATGTTCCCGATATTTTTGGTAGCCTTGATTTCTTCGATTATGACCTACTTTTCCAGAACGACTAG
- a CDS encoding putative flavin adenine dinucleotide transporter (Putative protein involved in sphingolipid biosynthesis; not an essential gene; YOR365C has a paralog, FLC2, that arose from the whole genome duplication) — translation MLPIKVFSLSRIFVLLAIFRQIHAISINSSTFQVSNSFTLLNNASTLFPVPFDAYTKEYLRTSALLTCAKDSQFSASYFEAAFFPRNNTLFFNVEAQTIMSENITIKAELIAYGLNVYTKVFDLCGIQDNLLCPLKPGNIELMGSYYVEAAVASQIPSITYNIPDLDAYIVVTAYSTIDKEFTKPLACVQVMLSNGRTVQTEYLSWNLVILTISGIMFSVVYSLQGYTVTSTRLASYSISLLLYFQNLAILAMISVSFLPPIVAAWTQNFQWSMGIIRINFMQRLFDWYVVATSGSPTVVYRNKEVLSISVQKRSLNSKIISASSNLNGIESSQKNDLLYTSNLRNSNDYLSKILVLRGIKRVSYKAGIEISNFFLTGFSFFIIFICMIILAFIIFKTFLKVLQKFKVKTIRYLHFHTHWSALLQGTLYRAVFIIYSEISLLALWEFTQTDSAATLVEAIVVFILITVLLSSASVRIWRKMIKSKKIFGQPSYLLFSSSKFLNKFGFLSSQFKSTKVWWLMATSAHMLIRSILVGSLQAHGKSQSIGIFLNEAIYLILLCWMQPYMDKTTNFFNISIHSLNLVNAFFFLFFSNLFQQPIAVSSFMGLIFFFLNAAFSLYLFIFILICFTMAIYYKHPDTRYKPIDDQRRSFLKGEMDDDAVYESVPELHEMKKAVLECNGIQKPQINKIDLCKQNSNCEYLYM, via the coding sequence ATGCTTCCCATTAAAGTCTTCTCTTTATCTCggatttttgttttgctAGCAATCTTCCGACAAATACACGCTATTTCCATTAACAGCTCTACTTTCCAGGTTTCTAACTCTTTTACACTACTGAACAACGCATCGACTCTATTCCCAGTACCATTTGATGCATATACTAAAGAATATCTAAGGACTTCGGCTCTGTTGACTTGTGCTAAAGACTCACAGTTTTCTGCATCGTATTTCGAAGCTGCTTTTTTCCCGAGAAATAATACTCTATTCTTTAATGTTGAAGCACAAACAATTATGAGCGAAAACATAACCATCAAGGCAGAATTGATTGCATATGGTCTCAATGTTTATACCAAAGTTTTTGATCTATGTGGAATCCAAGATAATTTATTATGTCCGTTGAAGCCGGGAAATATAGAACTCATGGGAAGTTATTATGTTGAGGCCGCGGTAGCTAGCCAAATACCAAGCATAACATATAATATACCTGACTTAGACGCATATATTGTGGTGACAGCATACTCCACTATTGATAAAGAATTTACCAAACCTCTAGCATGTGTACAAGTGATGTTATCAAATGGTAGAACAGTCCAAACAGAGTATTTATCGTGGAATCTAGTGATATTGACAATTTCCGGAATTATGTTTTCAGTGGTTTATTCTTTGCAAGGTTATACGGTTACTTCAACAAGACTGGCGTCTTATTCAATATCGCTACTTTtatatttccaaaatttggCTATTTTAGCTATGATTAGTGTATCATTTTTACCGCCTATTGTCGCCGCTTGGActcaaaatttccaatgGTCAATGGGAATAATAAGGATAAATTTTATGCAGCGGTTATTTGACTGGTATGTTGTCGCAACATCTGGGTCCCCCACCGTTGTATACCGCAATAAAGAAGTTTTATCGATCAGTGTTCAAAAAAGATCCTTGAACAGTAAAATCATATCAGCGTCAAGTAATTTAAATGGTATTGAAAGTTcccaaaaaaatgatttatTATACACTTCAAATTTGAGAAATTCAAATGACTATctgtcaaaaattttagtaTTAAGAGGTATTAAAAGGGTGTCTTACAAAGCTGGAATTGAGAtatcaaatttctttttaacgggattttccttctttatcatattcatttgtatgataatattggcgtttattatcttcaaaacatttttgaaagtaCTTCAGAAGTTTAAAGTTAAGACAATTAGATATTTACACTTCCACACACATTGGAGTGCACTTTTACAGGGGACACTATATCGAGCGGTGTTCATAATTTATTCTGAGATATCTCTTTTAGCACTTTGGGAGTTCACTCAAACAGACTCAGCAGCTACCTTAGTGGAGGCAATcgttgttttcattttgattACAGTCTTGTTATCATCCGCAAGCGTAAGAATATGGAGGAAGATGATCAAGTCtaagaaaatatttggcCAGCCAAGCTATTTACTCTTCAGTAGCTCGAAATTCTTAAACAAGTTCGGCTTTCTTTCCTCTCAATTTAAGTCTACAAAAGTCTGGTGGTTAATGGCGACCTCTGCACACATGCTTATTAGGTCTATACTAGTGGGTTCTCTACAAGCGCACGGAAAATCTCAATCTATTGGTATCTTTTTGAATGAAGCTATCTATCTCATCCTTTTGTGCTGGATGCAACCTTACATGGATAAAACAAccaacttcttcaatattAGTATCCATTCACTGAATTTAGTGAacgcattttttttcttatttttcagTAACTTATTTCAGCAGCCCATAGCTGTGTCTTCTTTTATGGGactaattttcttttttctaaatgcagcgttttctttgtatctcttcattttcatattGATATGCTTTACGATGGCAATATACTACAAACACCCTGATACAAGATACAAACCTATTGATGATCAAAGACGATCCTTTTTGAAGGGTGAAATGGATGATGATGCGGTTTACGAATCGGTCCCGGAACTGCACGAAATGAAGAAAGCCGTTCTTGAATGCAACGGTATTCAAAAGCCGCAGATCAATAAGATTGACCTTTGTAAACAAAATTCGAACTGTGAATATCTGTATATgtga